The sequence AGCAAGCGACCGGGCGATGACGTGGTCGCGGGGTCGATCAACAGGAGCGGCAGCATCCGGTTTCGGGCTACCAAAGTCGGCGCGGACACGACGCTCGCGCAGATCGTGGAGCTGGTGCAGCGCGCCCAAAGCTCCAAGGCACCGGGCCAGCGTATCGCCGACAAAGCCGCGCAATATCTGGTCGTCCTGGCGGTCGGATCGGGCATTATTACCTTTATTGCCTGGTACGTCTTTGGCGGCGTGGCGGCGATCACCGCGCTGACCTTTGCGATCTCAGCGGTCGTGATCGCCTGCCCCGATGCGCTCGGTCTGGCGACACCCACCGCCGTTGCGGTCGGGACGGGCATCGGCGCGCGGCACCATATTTTGATCAAGGATGCGGCTACGCTGGAGAACGTCTCCGGCATCACCGCGATCGTCCTCGACAAGACCGGCACACTCACCGAGGGCCAGCCCGCGCTCACCGATGTTGTCACCACCAACAGCGGCGATCAGGCCGCATTGCTGCGGCTTGTGGCGTCGGCGGAGCAAGGGTCGGAGCATCCGCTGGCCGAGGCGATCGTGATGGGAGCACGCGCGCGCGGCCTGCAACTGGTCGATGCGACAAACTTTGAGGGCATTGCCGGGCACGGCATTCGGGCGCGCGTCGACGGGCGGCGCGTGCTCGCCGGGAATCGCAGGCTGATGCAGGATCAAGGCATCGACATCGCGGCCCTGGAGGCGGACGCGGCGCGACTCGCGGAAGGCGGCAAGACGCCGATGTTCATCGCCATCGACGGACAGGCGGCGGGGCTGGTCGCGGTGGCGGATACGATCAAGCCATCCTCCCAGGAAGCGATCCGACAATTCAAGGCGCTGGGCATCGAGCCGATCATGATCACCGGCGACAACCAGCGCACCGCCGCCGCCGTTGCCCGCGAGCTAGGGATCGAGCGCTTCTTTGCCGAGGTGCTGCCCGCCGACAAAGCGCGACATGTGCAGGCATTGCAGGCGGAAGGCAAGCGCACGGCGATGGTAGGCGACGGAGTCAACGACGCACCCGCGCTGGCGCAGGCCGACATCGGGATCGCTATCGGCGCAGGGACAGACGTGGCGATCGAAACCGCTGATGTGGTGCTGATGCAGAGCGATCCGCTCGACATTATTCGTGGAGTTAAGCTGTCAAAGGCGACCGTGCGCAAAATGAAGCAGAATCTCGTCTGGGCATCGGTGTATAACGTGCTGGCAATCCCGGTTGCGGCAGGGGTGCTCTATCCATCATTTGGCATCTCGCTGCGGCCTGAATGGTCGGCGCTGCTGATGTCCGTCTCGTCGATCATCGTCGCCGTCAACGCCGTGCTGCTGAAGCGGGTGGAGCGGGATCTGGGCGAGCCT comes from Herpetosiphonaceae bacterium and encodes:
- a CDS encoding heavy metal translocating P-type ATPase, with product MTHATAPHDQQVTLRLENIYCMDCADEIERALRSKPGVIAVHLDWASNIAHVRYDAQAVSQDEIERRIAATGCACSTEDQMQPTAHDHEDHMQPNAGRRLRRLEHAVDVQPITLGTKYDRMQYEVPATDAGKHGGGAASSQAAMDHAAMGHDMAAMGHDMAAMDHAAMGHDMSDPTMAAAMERDMRNKFFIALLLTIPTVLYSPLGMNLLGILLPTFGLDMNWIMLVLSTPVVFYCGWIFLAGAYHSLRRGMLNMSVLIATGVLAAYVFSVLITFLGGETFFEAAAMLVTFVLFGHWMEMRSRRGTSDALRALFDLVPPQATVIRNGQEQTIPSSEVLVDDIVVLRPGDKVPVDGVVTDGETSIDEALVTGESVPVSKRPGDDVVAGSINRSGSIRFRATKVGADTTLAQIVELVQRAQSSKAPGQRIADKAAQYLVVLAVGSGIITFIAWYVFGGVAAITALTFAISAVVIACPDALGLATPTAVAVGTGIGARHHILIKDAATLENVSGITAIVLDKTGTLTEGQPALTDVVTTNSGDQAALLRLVASAEQGSEHPLAEAIVMGARARGLQLVDATNFEGIAGHGIRARVDGRRVLAGNRRLMQDQGIDIAALEADAARLAEGGKTPMFIAIDGQAAGLVAVADTIKPSSQEAIRQFKALGIEPIMITGDNQRTAAAVARELGIERFFAEVLPADKARHVQALQAEGKRTAMVGDGVNDAPALAQADIGIAIGAGTDVAIETADVVLMQSDPLDIIRGVKLSKATVRKMKQNLVWASVYNVLAIPVAAGVLYPSFGISLRPEWSALLMSVSSIIVAVNAVLLKRVERDLGEPAQPAGGTTAQRQPVAAA